Proteins encoded in a region of the Stieleria neptunia genome:
- a CDS encoding nucleoside monophosphate kinase gives MVQSHELKPNTLFIEVSGAGLPEVDGLFVPSTAPPTESESGTVSSLGYWNGKMAWDRADGKSARSPALSYSNSYKSWRICRLDGHLAYDMTCDDELPPTDRQWHVYKKGVAPAPKVVVHHSDPRLPCPKANIVFVLGGPGAGKGTMCELAESQLGWHHLSAGDLLRAEREAGGPTAAIINEVIRDGKLAPDEIIVSLLKKSMETITRTTGKKNFLLDGFPRSLGNLEGWYDSFGRDAELPKMLYFECPYDVLRQRILGRAKYTGRRDDNVESLKKRFDTFKAQTLPTVELFKSQGKCVEIDTSQSRQAVYDEVVSHLAEHTDKEFVAKPLTERAEMLLGLRPYPKQKA, from the coding sequence ATGGTCCAATCCCACGAGCTGAAGCCGAACACTCTGTTTATCGAAGTTTCGGGTGCAGGTCTTCCTGAAGTGGATGGTCTGTTCGTTCCCTCGACGGCTCCGCCGACCGAGTCCGAATCGGGTACCGTTTCGAGCCTCGGTTACTGGAACGGCAAGATGGCGTGGGATCGCGCCGATGGCAAAAGTGCTCGAAGCCCGGCTCTGTCCTATTCCAACAGTTACAAGTCCTGGCGAATTTGTCGACTGGACGGTCATCTTGCCTACGACATGACCTGTGACGATGAACTGCCGCCGACCGATCGGCAATGGCACGTCTACAAGAAAGGCGTCGCTCCGGCTCCCAAGGTCGTGGTGCACCACAGCGACCCACGACTCCCCTGCCCCAAGGCCAATATTGTTTTCGTTCTGGGAGGACCGGGCGCGGGAAAAGGAACGATGTGCGAGCTCGCCGAGTCGCAACTCGGCTGGCACCACTTATCCGCCGGCGACCTGCTTCGCGCCGAGCGTGAAGCGGGCGGCCCGACCGCTGCGATCATCAACGAGGTCATTCGCGACGGAAAGTTGGCGCCGGATGAAATCATCGTCAGTCTGCTGAAGAAATCGATGGAGACGATTACTCGAACGACCGGCAAGAAGAATTTTCTGTTGGACGGCTTTCCCCGCTCGTTGGGCAACCTCGAAGGCTGGTACGACAGCTTCGGTCGAGATGCGGAGTTGCCAAAGATGCTGTACTTCGAGTGCCCTTACGATGTTTTGCGGCAGCGTATTCTGGGCCGAGCGAAGTACACCGGCAGACGCGATGACAATGTGGAGAGTTTGAAGAAGCGATTTGATACGTTCAAGGCGCAGACGCTGCCGACCGTTGAATTGTTCAAAAGCCAAGGCAAGTGTGTTGAGATCGACACGAGCCAAAGTCGCCAAGCGGTTTATGACGAAGTCGTCAGCCATCTGGCTGAGCACACCGACAAAGAGTTTGTGGCCAAACCGCTCACCGAGAGAGCGGAGATGCTGCTCGGATTAAGGCCCTATCCCAAGCAGAAGGCCTGA